One Methanocaldococcus infernus ME DNA segment encodes these proteins:
- a CDS encoding Na(+)/H(+) antiporter subunit B yields the protein MKRDLVAGTSFFIFGASLLYILSKVSVNPGVNLVYLKNYIVPNYVTAVVFDWRAYDTLGECLVLVTAVMISWVIFGKSLYDNTYLKEIFYSKYTDDYITLQRWGEYTEMVKPLALPLSIFMLGLGILTILGGHITPGGGFQGGALIAAAFILSVIAFGSNSPLWFDHHYLEKLEAFGALGYLLAGLFGILVSGYYLFNFSHIFGIPIFPSPTVNPGIIPYLNILVGLKVLAGLSTASFLLSCEKVIIERLERE from the coding sequence ATGAAGAGAGACTTAGTAGCTGGGACTTCATTTTTTATTTTTGGAGCCTCTTTGCTCTATATTTTATCTAAGGTTTCTGTGAATCCAGGAGTTAATTTAGTTTATCTTAAAAATTATATTGTCCCCAACTATGTTACAGCTGTAGTTTTTGATTGGAGAGCCTATGACACCCTTGGAGAGTGCTTAGTATTAGTTACAGCTGTCATGATCTCATGGGTTATCTTTGGGAAATCCTTGTATGATAACACCTACTTAAAAGAAATCTTTTACTCTAAATATACTGATGACTACATAACCTTACAGAGATGGGGAGAATATACAGAGATGGTTAAGCCTTTAGCTCTTCCTCTCTCTATATTTATGCTTGGTCTTGGAATCTTAACCATACTTGGGGGCCATATAACTCCAGGAGGTGGCTTTCAAGGAGGGGCATTGATAGCAGCAGCCTTTATTTTATCAGTTATTGCCTTTGGTTCCAACTCTCCTTTATGGTTTGACCACCACTACTTAGAGAAGTTAGAGGCTTTTGGAGCCCTGGGCTATTTACTGGCTGGACTATTTGGAATTTTGGTTAGTGGTTACTACCTATTTAACTTCTCCCACATCTTTGGGATCCCAATCTTTCCATCCCCAACAGTAAATCCTGGAATTATTCCATATTTGAATATATTAGTTGGGCTTAAAGTCTTAGCTGGTTTATCCACAGCCTCTTTTCTCCTATCCTGTGAAAAGGTTATCATTGAAAGATTGGAGAGGGAGTAA